In Carya illinoinensis cultivar Pawnee chromosome 9, C.illinoinensisPawnee_v1, whole genome shotgun sequence, the following are encoded in one genomic region:
- the LOC122276364 gene encoding WRKY transcription factor 44-like has product MDIKEAERVVIAKPVASRPTCSSFRSFSELLAGAIDASPSNVCSTAVAAIRPKTVRFKPAVIRAPAGLVSSQAGISGAAVRNSSDNVSKFDSKSTVVYKPLAKLVSKTTVSLLANMGNFSTGHQQQQQHQHQQSVEASVQHPNQEKRNFSSQISSNLPQNIPSHVESNQTGGHAKIASQNLEEDPKAVPTTANSDRPSYDGYNWRKYGQKQVKGSEYPRSYYKCTHPNCPVKKKVERSLDGQIAEIVYKGEHSHSKPQPPKRNSSGTQGLGFVSDGPGQDANNKLWANHHNEGNEGSEGRVESQNEVGVPARSTYHGNIPVPCDPVATGAVNVGGVTSDNSCGLSGECEEASKAMEPEDDEPRSKRRKSESRSHEAGVSGEGIQEPRIVVQNSTDSEIMSDGFRWRKYGQKVVKGNPYPRSYYRCTSLKCSVRKHVERASDDPRAFITTYEGKHNHEMPLRSSNPVVSETDSLAPKGKDKQ; this is encoded by the exons ATGGATATTAAGGAAGCAGAGAGAGTAGTTATTGCGAAACCAGTCGCATCAAGGCCTACTTGTTCCAGTTTTAGATCTTTCTCAGAACTTCTTGCAGGCGCCATTGATGCCTCACCTTCCAATGTATGTTCAACTGCAGTTGCTGCTATTCGACCAAAGACTGTGAGGTTCAAGCCAGCGGTGATTCGTGCTCCAGCTGGGCTGGTTTCTTCCCAG GCTGGGATCTCTGGAGCAGCAGTTCGTAATTCATCTGATAATGTTTCAAAATTTGACAGCAAATCCACTGTGGTATACAAACCACTGGCAAAACTTGTATCAAAGACGACCGTTTCTCTCTTGGCAAATATG GGAAATTTCAGTACTGGtcatcaacaacaacaacaacatcaacatcaacaatcAGTTGAGGCCTCTGTCCAACATCCAAACCAAGAAAAACGTAATTTCAGTTCCCAAATTAGCTCAAATCTTCCCCAGAACATTCCATCACACGTTGAAAGTAATCAGACAGGTGGGCACGCCAAGATAGCATCCCAGAACTTGGAGGAGGATCCAAAAGCTGTGCCGACCACAGCTAATAGTGATAGGCCTTCTTATGATGGATATAATTGGAGGAAATATGGCCAAAAGCAAGTCAAAGGAAGTGAGTACCCAAGAAGTTATTATAAGTGCACACACCCAAATTGTCCCGTGAAAAAGAAGGTTGAAAGATCGTTGGATGGTCAGATAGCAGAGATTGTCTACAAAGGTGAGCACAGTCATTCAAAGCCCCAGCCTCCTAAGCGCAATTCATCAGGGACACAAGGGCTAGGATTTGTATCTGACGGACCTGGTCAAGATGCCAACAATAAATTGTGGGCTAATCACCACAATGAAGGTAATGAGGGTTCTGAAGGCAGAGTAGAAAGTCAGAATGAGGTAGGAGTACCTGCACGTTCGACTTATCATGGTAACATTCCAGTTCCTTGTGATCCTGTTGCCACTGGAGCAGTTAATGTTGGCGGTGTCACTTCTGATAATTCCTGTGGTCTTAGTGGAGAATGTGAAGAAGCGAGTAAAGCAATGGAGCCAGAGGACGATGAACCCAGAAGTAAAAGAAG GAAAAGTGAGAGTCGATCCCATGAAGCAGGTGTATCAGGGGAAGGCATACAAGAGCCCCGAATTGTTGTGCAAAACTCCACAGATTCTGAGATAATGTCTGATGGTTTCCGCTGGAGGAAATATGGACAGAAGGTTGTGAAAGGAAATCCATATCCCAG AAGCTATTATAGATGTACCAGTCTCAAATGCAGCGTGCGCAAACATGTGGAAAGAGCATCCGATGATCCAAGAGCTTTCATTACGACATATGAGGGAAAACACAACCATGAAATGCCACTGAGGAGCTCAAATCCAGTGGTTTCTGAAACAGATTCCCTAGCCCCTAAAGGTAAAGATAAGCAATGA
- the LOC122276365 gene encoding probable serine/threonine-protein kinase PBL7: MGWFPCSGRSHKSNAKVMKKKKNLELQESPLDRIKPSSENLKISSSLASKEAFKIGGSNHISAQIFTFRELAAATRNFRAECFLGEGGFGRVYKGRLEGTDQVVAIKQLDRNGLQGNREFLVEVLMLSLLHHPNLVNLIGYCADGDQRLLVYEYMPLGSLEDHLHDIVPGKKQLDWNTRMKIAAGAAKGLEYLHNQADPPVIYRDLKCSNILLGEGYYPKLSDFGLAKLGPVGDNTHVSTRVMGTYGYCAPEYARTGQLTVKSDVYSFGVVLLEIITGRRAIDSSKPPAEQNLVTWARPLFKDRAKIWQMADPLLQGQYPPRGLYQVLAIGAMCVQEQPHLRPAIADVVTALTYLASQKHEQRDQSSRQSPCSPQVKGSAKKFNRKVDLREIE; the protein is encoded by the exons ATGGGTTGGTTTCCCTGCTCTGGAAGATCACACAAAAGTAACGCCAaggtgatgaagaagaagaaaaacttgGAGCTGCAGGAGAGCCCGCTTGATCGGATTAAACCCAGTTCAG AGAACTTGAAGATAAGTTCCTCTTTAGCATCCAAGGAGGCCTTTAAAATCGGAGGCTCCAATCATATTTCGGCTCAGATATTTACATTCCGTGAGTTGGCAGCTGCGACTAGAAATTTTAGAGCGGAATGTTTTTTGGGTGAGGGAGGTTTTGGTAGGGTATATAAAGGGCGTTTGGAAGGGACCGATCAG GTTGTAGCTATCAAGCAGCTTGATCGGAATGGGTTACAAGGGAACAGGGAATTCCTTGTTGAAGTCTTGATGTTAAGTCTGCTACACCACCCTAACCTTGTTAATTTGATTGGTTACTGTGCTGATGGAGATCAAAGGCTTCTGGTTTATGAATACATGCCACTAGGATCTTTGGAAGATCATTTGCATG ACATCGTACCTGGTAAGAAACAACTTGATTGGAATACAAGAATGAAAATTGCCGCTGGGGCAGCAAAGGGATTGGAGTATTTACATAACCAAGCTGATCCACCTGTTATATACAGAGATCTGAAATGCTCCAACATTTTGCTTGGTGAAGGATATTATCCCAAGCTGTCTGATTTTGGCCTGGCCAAACTCGGGCCTGTTGGGGATAACACACATGTTTCCACAAGGGTCATGGGTACCTATGGATATTGTGCTCCTGAATATGCAAGGACAGGTCAACTGACTGTGAAATCAGATGTTTATAGCTTTGGGGTTGTTCTTCTGGAGATCATTACGGGTAGGAGAGCAATTGACAGTTCAAAACCTCCAGCAGAGCAGAATCTGGTTACATGG GCAAGACCATTGTTCAAAGATCGTGCAAAAATCTGGCAAATGGCTGATCCATTGCTTCAAGGTCAGTATCCTCCGAGAGGCTTGTACCAAGTTCTTGCTATTGGAGCAATGTGTGTTCAAGAGCAGCCTCATTTGCGGCCGGCCATAGCTGATGTTGTCACTGCTTTGACTTACCTTGCTTCACAAAAACATGAACAGCGAGACCAAAGCTCCCGCCAGTCTCCCTGTTCTCCCCAAGTAAAGGGAAGTGCTAAGAAGTTCAATCGTAAAGTGGATCTGAGAGAGATTGAATAG